From Pseudomonas sp. G.S.17, the proteins below share one genomic window:
- the fdx gene encoding ISC system 2Fe-2S type ferredoxin produces MPQIIFLPHAVLCPEGLVVEAAPGTSILELAHEHHIEIESACGGVCACTTCHCVIREGFNSLEEADELEEDMLDKAWGLEPQSRLSCQAIVGTEDLTVEIPKYSLNHAAEAPH; encoded by the coding sequence ATGCCGCAGATCATTTTTCTGCCTCACGCAGTACTGTGCCCGGAAGGTCTGGTTGTTGAGGCGGCACCCGGCACCTCCATTCTCGAACTGGCTCATGAGCACCACATCGAGATCGAAAGTGCCTGCGGTGGCGTCTGCGCCTGCACCACTTGTCACTGCGTCATCCGCGAGGGTTTCAACTCGCTGGAAGAGGCTGACGAGCTGGAGGAAGATATGCTCGATAAAGCCTGGGGCCTTGAGCCACAATCGCGTCTTTCCTGCCAGGCCATCGTCGGCACTGAAGACCTGACGGTCGAGATCCCGAAATATTCGCTTAACCATGCAGCCGAAGCGCCGCACTGA
- the iscX gene encoding Fe-S cluster assembly protein IscX: MSLKWVDVLDIAIQLAESKPDVDPRYVNFVELQRWVIALPEFSDDPTRGGEKVLEAIQAAWIEEAD, translated from the coding sequence ATGAGTCTTAAATGGGTTGATGTGCTGGATATCGCCATCCAGCTCGCGGAAAGCAAGCCGGATGTCGATCCGCGCTATGTCAATTTTGTTGAGCTGCAGCGCTGGGTTATAGCCCTGCCTGAGTTCAGCGATGATCCGACGCGTGGTGGCGAGAAGGTCCTTGAAGCCATTCAGGCTGCCTGGATCGAAGAAGCTGACTAA
- the ndk gene encoding nucleoside-diphosphate kinase, translating into MAVQRTFSIIKPDAVAKNVIGEITTRFEKAGLRVVASKLKQLSKAEAEGFYAEHSARGFFGDLVAFMISGPVVVQVLEGEEAIAKNRELMGATNPKEAAAGTIRADFADSIDANAVHGSDSEAAAAREISYFFAATEVTTR; encoded by the coding sequence ATGGCTGTTCAACGTACTTTCTCGATCATCAAGCCTGACGCCGTTGCTAAAAACGTAATCGGCGAAATCACCACTCGCTTTGAAAAAGCAGGCCTGCGCGTTGTTGCTTCGAAACTGAAGCAACTGTCCAAAGCCGAAGCTGAAGGTTTCTACGCTGAGCACAGCGCTCGCGGTTTCTTCGGCGATCTGGTTGCGTTCATGATCTCCGGTCCTGTTGTTGTTCAGGTACTGGAAGGCGAAGAAGCCATCGCTAAAAACCGCGAGCTGATGGGCGCTACCAACCCTAAAGAAGCTGCTGCCGGTACTATCCGCGCTGATTTCGCTGATTCCATCGACGCCAACGCTGTTCACGGTTCCGATTCCGAAGCAGCCGCTGCTCGCGAAATCTCGTACTTCTTCGCAGCTACCGAAGTAACCACTCGCTAA
- the rlmN gene encoding 23S rRNA (adenine(2503)-C(2))-methyltransferase RlmN: MIASTGKTNLLGLTQLEMEKFFDSIGEKRFRAGQVMKWIHHFGVDDFDAMTNVSKALREKLKACAEVRGPEVVSEDISTDGTRKWVVRVESGSCVETVYIPQGKRGTLCVSSQAGCALDCSFCSTGKQGFNSNLTAAEVIGQVWIANKSFGSVPATVDRAITNVVMMGMGEPLLNFDNVIAAMHLMMDDLGYGISKRRVTLSTSGVVPMIDELAKHIDVSLALSLHAPNDALRNQLVPINKKYPLKMLLESCQRYMKTLGEKRVLTIEYTMLKDINDKVEHAVEMIELLKDTPCKINLIPFNPFPHSGYERPSNNAIRRFQDQLHQAGYNVTVRTTRGEDIDAACGQLVGQVMDRTRRSERYIAVRELSAEADVAQSAATRT, encoded by the coding sequence ATGATTGCATCGACTGGCAAGACAAACCTGTTGGGTCTGACTCAACTGGAAATGGAAAAATTCTTCGATTCGATCGGGGAGAAGCGCTTCCGTGCCGGTCAGGTCATGAAGTGGATTCACCACTTTGGCGTCGATGATTTCGACGCCATGACGAACGTCAGCAAGGCCCTGCGCGAAAAGCTCAAGGCCTGTGCCGAAGTTCGTGGCCCTGAAGTCGTCAGCGAGGACATCTCCACCGATGGCACCCGTAAATGGGTGGTACGTGTCGAGTCCGGCAGCTGCGTCGAAACGGTCTACATCCCCCAGGGCAAACGCGGCACCTTGTGTGTTTCGTCCCAGGCGGGTTGTGCGCTGGATTGCAGTTTCTGCTCTACCGGCAAACAAGGCTTCAACAGCAACCTCACCGCCGCCGAAGTCATCGGTCAGGTGTGGATTGCCAACAAATCCTTTGGCAGCGTCCCGGCTACCGTCGACCGTGCCATCACCAACGTGGTGATGATGGGCATGGGTGAGCCGCTGCTGAACTTCGATAATGTCATTGCCGCCATGCATCTGATGATGGATGACCTGGGCTATGGCATTTCCAAGCGCCGGGTCACGCTGTCTACCTCCGGCGTGGTACCGATGATCGACGAGCTGGCCAAGCACATCGACGTCTCCCTGGCCTTGTCGCTGCACGCGCCCAATGACGCGCTGCGCAACCAGTTGGTGCCGATCAACAAGAAATACCCGCTGAAAATGCTCCTCGAATCCTGCCAGCGCTACATGAAGACCCTGGGTGAGAAGCGCGTGCTGACCATCGAGTACACCATGCTCAAGGACATCAACGACAAGGTCGAGCATGCGGTCGAGATGATCGAGCTGCTCAAGGACACACCTTGCAAGATCAACCTGATCCCGTTCAACCCGTTTCCGCATTCGGGTTACGAGCGTCCGAGCAACAACGCGATCCGTCGTTTCCAGGATCAGTTGCATCAGGCGGGTTACAACGTCACTGTGCGTACCACCCGTGGCGAAGATATCGATGCGGCCTGTGGTCAGTTGGTCGGCCAGGTCATGGATCGGACTCGTCGCAGCGAGCGTTACATCGCTGTGCGTGAGTTGAGTGCCGAGGCCGATGTGGCCCAAAGCGCCGCGACTCGAACCTGA
- the pilW gene encoding type IV pilus biogenesis/stability protein PilW, with the protein MSVRAALLLCFMTMLAGCVSSGNIDPMSTGKGRDAARQAYVQLGLGYLQQGQTERAKVPLKKALDLDSSDADANAALALVFQVEMETELADQHFRKALSSRKGDARILNNYGSFLYEQGRYKEAYARFEEAASDSLYPERSRVFESLGLTAVKLGDREAALNYFTKALRLDRQLPRSLLEMAELSYEDRHYVPSRDYYDRFSQLSEQNARSLLLGTRLAKVYDDRNKAASFGLQLKRLYPGTPEYQQYLSEQ; encoded by the coding sequence ATGTCCGTGCGTGCCGCGCTGCTGCTCTGTTTCATGACGATGCTGGCGGGCTGCGTGTCATCGGGCAATATCGACCCGATGAGCACTGGCAAGGGCCGCGATGCGGCTCGTCAGGCGTACGTGCAATTGGGTCTGGGTTATTTGCAGCAAGGCCAGACCGAGCGGGCCAAGGTGCCGTTGAAAAAAGCGCTGGACCTGGACAGTTCCGATGCCGACGCCAATGCCGCGCTGGCCCTGGTTTTCCAGGTTGAAATGGAAACGGAACTGGCGGATCAGCACTTTCGCAAGGCCTTGTCTTCGCGCAAGGGCGATGCCCGGATCCTCAACAACTACGGCAGTTTTCTCTACGAACAGGGCCGTTACAAAGAGGCCTACGCACGCTTTGAAGAAGCGGCTTCGGATTCGCTTTACCCGGAACGCTCCCGAGTATTTGAAAGCCTGGGCCTGACGGCGGTAAAGCTGGGCGACCGTGAAGCGGCGCTGAATTATTTCACCAAGGCCTTGCGCCTGGACCGCCAACTGCCACGATCATTGCTGGAAATGGCTGAGTTGTCGTACGAAGACAGGCATTATGTGCCCTCGCGCGACTATTACGACCGTTTTAGCCAACTGAGCGAGCAAAATGCACGTAGTCTATTGCTCGGTACGCGATTGGCAAAAGTCTATGACGATCGCAACAAGGCAGCCAGTTTCGGGTTGCAACTCAAAAGACTCTATCCCGGTACGCCGGAATATCAGCAATACCTGTCGGAGCAATGA
- a CDS encoding RodZ family helix-turn-helix domain-containing protein has product MKAVHPEVVAATRVNPGETLRQARENKNWSLPDVALRMNLTVTSLSNLEAGDFDKLPGHTFARGYVRAYAKLLELDQTALVNQFDQYTGTDGKGSAVHALGRIEEPVRLSHNILRIVSLLLLVVLVGGGFLWWQDQASQRGKDPVSLTPEHVEVESADGTTQIHPLDEPEDQAVTESLGSNQSSLPLNTGTPATEAPSSAPAPAAPSTSANVPLHTPTTPSVPARGTPAVPGTPATTPDVTEAAPEIPAGAGQVAMQFTADCWTQVTEAGGKVLFSGMKRKGDSLNVNGKPPLTLLLGHPPGVSVNYNGQPVDLSSFTNGKTARLKVGQ; this is encoded by the coding sequence ATGAAAGCGGTGCATCCCGAAGTTGTAGCAGCCACTCGCGTTAACCCTGGTGAAACACTGCGTCAGGCCCGTGAGAATAAGAACTGGTCGCTGCCAGATGTCGCCTTGAGGATGAACCTCACCGTAACGTCTCTGAGCAACCTTGAGGCTGGCGACTTCGATAAGCTGCCCGGGCACACGTTTGCCCGCGGTTATGTGCGCGCCTACGCCAAGTTGCTGGAGCTGGATCAGACCGCGCTGGTCAACCAGTTCGATCAGTACACCGGCACCGACGGCAAGGGCTCAGCTGTTCATGCGCTGGGCCGCATCGAAGAGCCGGTTCGGCTCTCACACAATATTTTGCGCATCGTCAGCCTGCTGTTGCTGGTGGTGCTGGTGGGTGGCGGTTTCCTTTGGTGGCAGGATCAGGCTTCCCAGCGTGGCAAGGATCCGGTCAGCTTGACGCCTGAACATGTGGAAGTCGAAAGCGCAGACGGCACCACGCAGATTCATCCGCTGGACGAGCCTGAAGATCAGGCCGTGACCGAATCATTGGGCAGCAATCAGTCGTCATTGCCGTTGAATACCGGTACGCCTGCGACGGAAGCGCCTTCATCGGCCCCGGCCCCTGCTGCGCCTTCCACCTCGGCAAACGTTCCACTGCATACGCCGACTACGCCGTCCGTTCCGGCGCGTGGTACGCCAGCCGTTCCAGGCACGCCGGCAACTACGCCAGACGTCACGGAAGCAGCGCCGGAAATCCCCGCTGGTGCTGGTCAAGTGGCTATGCAATTTACGGCTGATTGCTGGACTCAGGTGACCGAAGCGGGCGGCAAGGTTCTTTTCAGTGGCATGAAACGCAAGGGCGACAGCCTCAACGTCAACGGCAAGCCGCCTTTGACGCTGCTGCTAGGGCATCCACCCGGTGTTTCGGTCAACTACAATGGCCAGCCGGTCGATTTGTCGTCGTTCACCAACGGCAAAACCGCTCGTCTGAAGGTAGGGCAATAA
- the ispG gene encoding flavodoxin-dependent (E)-4-hydroxy-3-methylbut-2-enyl-diphosphate synthase translates to MHGESPIKRRVSRKIWVGSVPVGGDAPIAVQSMTNSDTNDVAATVAQINRLEAAGVDIVRISVPDMDAAEAFGRIKQLVKVPLVADIHFDYRIALRVAELGVDCLRINPGNIGREDRVRAVVDAARDRGIPIRIGVNAGSLEKDLQKKYGEPTPAALVESALRHVEHLERLNFPDFKVSVKASDVFMAVEAYRLLAKEIVQPLHLGITEAGGLRSGTVKSAVGLGMLLADGIGDTIRISLAADPVEEVKVGYDILKSLHLRSRGINFIACPSCSRQNFDVVKTMNELEGRLEDLLVPLDVAVIGCVVNGPGEAKEAHIGLTGGTPNLIYIDGKPAQKLTNDNLVDELERLIRQKAAEKVAADAALIARG, encoded by the coding sequence ATGCACGGCGAATCTCCGATCAAGCGTCGCGTATCCCGTAAAATCTGGGTCGGCTCGGTTCCGGTCGGTGGCGATGCGCCAATTGCCGTGCAGAGCATGACCAACAGCGACACCAATGATGTCGCGGCCACGGTCGCGCAAATCAATCGCCTTGAAGCTGCGGGTGTGGATATCGTGCGCATTTCGGTGCCCGATATGGACGCCGCTGAAGCGTTCGGTCGTATCAAACAGCTGGTCAAGGTGCCGCTGGTTGCCGATATCCACTTCGATTATCGAATCGCCTTGCGCGTTGCCGAACTGGGTGTCGATTGCCTGCGGATCAATCCGGGCAACATCGGTCGTGAAGACCGGGTTCGCGCGGTGGTGGATGCGGCCCGTGATCGCGGCATCCCGATCCGGATCGGCGTGAACGCCGGTTCCCTGGAAAAAGACCTGCAGAAAAAATACGGCGAACCAACGCCTGCCGCGCTGGTGGAGTCCGCTTTGCGGCACGTCGAACACCTTGAACGCCTGAATTTCCCGGACTTCAAGGTCAGCGTGAAAGCCTCCGACGTGTTCATGGCCGTCGAGGCCTATCGCCTGCTGGCCAAGGAAATCGTCCAGCCGTTGCACCTGGGTATCACCGAAGCCGGTGGCCTGCGTTCAGGCACAGTGAAATCCGCCGTTGGCCTCGGTATGCTGCTGGCCGACGGGATTGGCGATACTATCCGCATCTCGCTGGCCGCTGACCCGGTCGAAGAGGTGAAAGTCGGCTACGACATCCTCAAATCGTTGCACCTTCGTTCCCGTGGCATCAACTTCATCGCCTGCCCCAGCTGCTCGCGGCAGAACTTCGATGTGGTCAAGACCATGAATGAACTGGAAGGGCGTCTCGAAGATTTGCTGGTGCCGCTGGACGTTGCCGTTATTGGTTGTGTGGTCAACGGTCCGGGTGAAGCCAAGGAAGCGCATATCGGGCTGACTGGCGGTACGCCGAACCTGATCTACATCGATGGCAAGCCGGCGCAGAAGCTGACCAATGACAATCTGGTGGATGAGCTGGAACGCTTGATTCGCCAGAAAGCGGCCGAAAAGGTCGCAGCCGACGCAGCGCTCATCGCGCGCGGCTAA
- the hisS gene encoding histidine--tRNA ligase yields the protein MSKSLQAIRGMNDILPEQTPLWRHFEGTVSRLLDNYGYRQIRMPIVEFTDLFKRSIGEVTDIVEKEMYTFEDRNGDSLTLRPEGTAACVRAVLEHGITGGGQVQKLWYIGPMFRHERPQKGRYRQFHQIGLEVFNLDGPDIDAELIVMTWRLWKELGIRDAVKLELNSLGTSEARARYRDALVEFLSSRLSELDEDSQRRLKTNPLRVLDTKNPETQAVLVDAPKLADYLDDESRIHFEGLKARLDAVGIPYVINPKLVRGLDYYSKTVFEWVTDKLGSQGTVCAGGRYDGLVEQMGGKPTPGVGFAMGIERLVLLLETLEQIPEEISRQVDVYLCAFGEAAELAALALTERVRDQLPTLRLQVNAGAGSFKSQFKKADKSGALFALILGEEELAQQVIGVKPLRGQGEQQNIAWDALSEHLASCVVQG from the coding sequence GTGAGTAAGTCTCTGCAAGCCATTCGTGGCATGAACGATATCCTGCCCGAGCAGACCCCGTTGTGGCGTCATTTCGAAGGTACCGTCTCGCGTTTGCTGGATAACTACGGTTACCGGCAGATTCGCATGCCCATCGTGGAGTTCACCGATCTGTTCAAACGCTCCATCGGCGAAGTCACTGACATCGTTGAAAAGGAGATGTACACCTTCGAAGACCGCAATGGCGATTCGCTGACCTTGCGTCCTGAAGGTACCGCCGCGTGCGTGCGTGCGGTGCTTGAACACGGCATCACTGGCGGTGGCCAGGTGCAGAAACTCTGGTACATCGGGCCGATGTTCCGCCACGAACGCCCGCAGAAAGGCCGCTATCGCCAGTTTCACCAGATTGGCCTGGAAGTCTTCAACCTGGACGGCCCGGACATCGACGCAGAGCTGATCGTCATGACCTGGCGCCTGTGGAAGGAGCTCGGCATTCGCGACGCGGTGAAACTTGAGCTGAACAGCCTGGGCACCAGCGAAGCGCGTGCGCGTTATCGCGATGCACTGGTGGAATTCCTCTCGTCGCGTCTGAGCGAGCTGGATGAAGACAGCCAGCGTCGCCTGAAAACCAATCCGTTGCGTGTGCTCGATACCAAGAATCCGGAAACCCAGGCCGTGCTGGTCGATGCGCCGAAACTGGCGGATTACCTGGACGATGAGTCGCGCATCCATTTCGAAGGCCTCAAGGCGCGTCTGGATGCGGTCGGTATTCCTTACGTGATCAACCCGAAGCTGGTGCGCGGGCTGGACTATTACAGCAAGACCGTTTTCGAGTGGGTCACCGACAAACTCGGTTCCCAGGGCACGGTATGCGCCGGTGGTCGTTACGACGGTCTGGTTGAGCAAATGGGCGGCAAGCCAACGCCGGGCGTCGGTTTCGCCATGGGTATTGAGCGTCTGGTGCTGTTGCTGGAAACCCTGGAGCAGATCCCGGAAGAAATTTCCCGCCAGGTGGATGTTTATCTGTGCGCGTTCGGCGAAGCTGCCGAGCTGGCTGCGTTGGCCCTGACCGAACGGGTCCGTGACCAGCTGCCAACCTTGCGTTTGCAGGTCAATGCCGGTGCCGGTAGCTTCAAGAGCCAGTTCAAGAAAGCCGACAAGAGCGGCGCACTGTTTGCCCTGATCCTCGGTGAGGAGGAACTGGCGCAGCAGGTAATCGGTGTCAAACCCCTGCGTGGTCAGGGCGAACAACAAAATATTGCCTGGGATGCTCTGTCCGAGCACCTGGCCTCCTGCGTTGTGCAGGGTTGA
- a CDS encoding tetratricopeptide repeat protein, whose protein sequence is MSRTEDEELAVMKDWWQRNGKPLLTGGLLALVIVLGWQAWSRYESNQSQGASALYQQLLETALTPSGQADIARVADIANKLKSEFGGTAYAQYGSLFVAKVAVDNAKLDDAVAELKLVTDKPASDTLGEIARQRLARVLAAQNKTEDALKLLEGDADKAFLASREELKGDLLVQLGRTDAAHAAYQKAKSALSEEAAVGGLQMKLDDLAKGDA, encoded by the coding sequence GTGTCGCGTACCGAAGATGAAGAGCTGGCGGTGATGAAGGACTGGTGGCAGCGTAACGGCAAACCCCTGTTGACTGGCGGTTTGCTGGCGTTGGTCATTGTCCTTGGCTGGCAGGCGTGGAGCAGATACGAGAGCAATCAGTCGCAAGGTGCCTCCGCGTTGTACCAGCAATTGCTGGAAACCGCGCTGACGCCCAGCGGCCAGGCCGACATCGCACGTGTCGCCGATATCGCCAACAAGCTGAAAAGCGAGTTCGGTGGCACGGCTTACGCACAGTACGGCAGTCTTTTCGTCGCCAAGGTGGCGGTGGACAATGCCAAGCTGGATGACGCAGTCGCCGAGCTGAAACTGGTCACCGACAAGCCGGCCAGCGACACGCTGGGCGAAATCGCCCGTCAGCGTCTGGCTCGCGTCTTGGCGGCACAGAACAAGACCGAAGATGCCCTGAAACTGCTGGAAGGCGATGCCGACAAGGCGTTCCTGGCCAGTCGTGAAGAACTCAAGGGTGACCTGCTGGTACAGCTGGGTCGCACTGACGCTGCGCATGCTGCATACCAAAAAGCCAAATCCGCGCTGTCTGAAGAAGCAGCCGTAGGTGGCCTACAAATGAAGCTCGACGACTTGGCCAAAGGGGATGCGTGA
- the bamB gene encoding outer membrane protein assembly factor BamB — MRDVMRWKHAALLALAILAAGCSSNSKKELPPAELTDFKDEVVLHKQWSRSIGDGQGKTYNMLVPAIDGDRIFASDVTGVIMALDRLNGDVVWKKDLELPVSGAVGVGYGMLMVGTLKGEIVVLDEATGEEKWRARVTSEVLAPPATNGDVVVVQTQDDRVIGFDAATGTQRWIYESTPAVLTLRGTGAPIVTNHLAVAGLSTGKIVALDTASGVPAWEQRVAIPQGRSELERVVDIDGGLLLSGGTLYVASYQGRVAGLELESGRVLWQRDASSYAGVAQGFGSVYVSLANGTVEGIDERSSTALWSNDALARRQLGAPEVYSSYVAVGDMEGYLHLLSQVDGRFVGRERIDSDGLRARPLVVGDMIYVFGNSGKLEALTIK, encoded by the coding sequence ATGCGTGACGTGATGCGTTGGAAACATGCAGCATTGCTGGCTCTGGCCATTTTGGCCGCGGGTTGCAGCAGCAACAGCAAGAAAGAATTGCCACCGGCCGAGCTGACCGACTTCAAAGACGAAGTGGTCCTGCACAAGCAGTGGAGCCGTTCGATCGGTGACGGTCAGGGCAAAACCTACAACATGCTGGTTCCGGCTATCGACGGCGACCGCATCTTCGCCTCGGACGTGACTGGCGTGATCATGGCGCTGGATCGTCTGAACGGCGATGTGGTCTGGAAGAAAGACCTCGAACTGCCGGTTTCCGGCGCCGTCGGTGTCGGCTACGGCATGCTGATGGTGGGTACGCTCAAGGGCGAAATCGTCGTCCTTGACGAAGCCACCGGCGAAGAAAAATGGCGCGCTCGCGTGACCAGTGAAGTGCTGGCTCCGCCTGCCACCAACGGTGACGTGGTGGTTGTCCAGACCCAGGATGACCGCGTGATCGGCTTCGATGCCGCCACCGGCACCCAGCGCTGGATCTACGAAAGCACGCCTGCAGTATTGACGCTGCGCGGTACTGGCGCGCCGATCGTGACCAATCACCTTGCGGTGGCTGGCCTGTCGACCGGTAAAATCGTTGCGCTGGACACAGCCAGCGGCGTGCCGGCCTGGGAGCAGCGCGTTGCTATCCCGCAAGGTCGCTCGGAGCTGGAACGCGTTGTCGATATCGACGGCGGGCTGCTGCTTTCCGGTGGCACCTTGTACGTTGCCAGCTACCAGGGCCGGGTTGCCGGTCTGGAACTGGAAAGCGGTCGGGTACTCTGGCAGCGTGATGCATCCAGCTACGCCGGTGTCGCCCAGGGTTTTGGCAGCGTCTACGTCAGCCTGGCCAACGGCACCGTCGAAGGTATCGATGAGCGTTCTTCTACAGCACTGTGGAGCAACGATGCCCTGGCTCGCCGCCAACTCGGCGCGCCGGAAGTTTATTCCAGTTACGTTGCGGTCGGCGACATGGAAGGCTATCTGCACCTGTTGAGCCAGGTAGATGGTCGCTTCGTGGGGCGTGAGCGCATTGACAGCGACGGCCTGCGTGCCCGTCCGCTGGTAGTTGGCGACATGATTTATGTGTTTGGCAACAGTGGCAAGCTGGAAGCCCTGACCATCAAGTAA
- the der gene encoding ribosome biogenesis GTPase Der, producing MVPVIALVGRPNVGKSTLFNRLTRTRDAIVGDLSGLTRDRQYGEAKWQGRSYILIDTGGISGDEHGMDEKMAEQSLLAIEEADVVLFLVDSRAGFTAADQMIGEHLRKRGKRSYVVANKVDNIDPEMARAEFAPLGMGDAIPVAGAHGRGISQMLEIALSQFPKDEGEEEEEGEAEVVAEGQEAKRIPGPSEKDGIKIAIIGRPNVGKSTLVNRMLGEDRVIVYDEPGTTRDSIYIPFTRNDEKYTLIDTAGVRKRGKIHEEVEKFSVVKTLQAIKDANVVIFVMDAREGVVDHDLNLLGFALESGRALVIALNKWDGMVPSERDFVKTELERRLFFVDFADIHFISALHGTGVGNLYQSVQNSFKSAVTRWPTSRLTQILEDAVSEHAPPMVGSRRIKLRYAHLGGANPPLIVIHGNQVEKVPKSYVRYLENTYRRVLKLVGTPIRIEFKGGENPYEGNKNTLTDRQVNKKRRMMSHHKKADKKRRDKR from the coding sequence ATGGTTCCCGTAATCGCCCTGGTGGGTCGACCGAACGTCGGCAAGTCCACCTTGTTCAACCGCCTGACCAGGACCCGCGACGCTATCGTCGGCGATCTGTCCGGTCTGACCCGTGATCGCCAATACGGTGAGGCCAAGTGGCAAGGGCGCTCCTACATCCTGATCGATACCGGCGGTATTTCCGGCGACGAGCATGGCATGGATGAAAAAATGGCCGAGCAATCGCTGCTGGCCATCGAAGAAGCTGATGTCGTGCTGTTCCTGGTTGACTCCCGTGCCGGTTTCACCGCTGCGGACCAGATGATCGGCGAGCACTTGCGCAAGCGTGGCAAGCGTTCCTACGTGGTCGCCAACAAGGTCGACAACATCGATCCGGAAATGGCCCGCGCCGAATTTGCCCCTCTGGGCATGGGCGACGCCATCCCGGTCGCGGGTGCACACGGTCGTGGCATCAGCCAGATGCTGGAAATCGCCCTCAGCCAATTCCCGAAAGACGAAGGGGAAGAGGAAGAGGAAGGCGAAGCTGAAGTTGTCGCCGAAGGCCAGGAAGCCAAGCGCATCCCGGGCCCAAGCGAAAAAGACGGCATCAAGATCGCCATCATCGGTCGTCCCAACGTTGGCAAGTCGACGCTGGTCAACCGCATGCTGGGTGAAGACCGGGTTATCGTGTACGACGAGCCCGGCACCACCCGCGACAGCATTTATATCCCGTTCACCCGCAACGACGAAAAGTACACGCTGATCGACACCGCCGGTGTGCGCAAGCGCGGCAAGATCCACGAGGAAGTTGAAAAGTTCTCGGTGGTGAAAACCCTGCAGGCCATCAAAGACGCCAACGTGGTGATCTTCGTGATGGACGCCCGTGAAGGTGTGGTCGATCACGACCTCAACCTGCTGGGCTTCGCCCTGGAGTCCGGTCGTGCGCTGGTCATCGCCCTGAACAAGTGGGATGGCATGGTGCCGAGCGAACGCGACTTCGTGAAGACCGAGCTTGAACGCCGGTTGTTCTTCGTCGACTTCGCCGATATCCACTTCATCTCGGCCTTGCATGGCACGGGTGTGGGTAACCTGTATCAGTCGGTGCAGAACTCGTTCAAGTCCGCCGTTACCCGTTGGCCGACCAGCCGCCTGACCCAGATCCTTGAAGACGCGGTCAGCGAGCATGCGCCGCCGATGGTGGGCAGTCGTCGTATCAAGCTGCGTTATGCGCACTTGGGTGGCGCCAACCCGCCGTTGATCGTGATCCACGGTAACCAGGTCGAAAAAGTACCCAAGTCTTACGTCCGTTACCTGGAAAACACTTACCGCCGCGTGCTGAAACTGGTCGGTACGCCGATCCGTATCGAGTTCAAAGGCGGCGAGAACCCGTACGAAGGCAACAAGAACACGCTGACTGACCGTCAGGTCAACAAGAAGCGTCGAATGATGTCGCACCACAAGAAAGCCGACAAGAAGCGTCGCGACAAGCGCTGA